One stretch of Argiope bruennichi chromosome 3, qqArgBrue1.1, whole genome shotgun sequence DNA includes these proteins:
- the LOC129964224 gene encoding xaa-Pro aminopeptidase 3-like, with product MNSLCYSCAGNILRSWNFKKIMNKFVEKQWNFRSISSSSKYILYSQPTASSHPHLLKNNEITPGFTADVYSRRRRRMVEIINQKFSATQSSFSHLIVIPSATIVNMTEKIPYFFRQNSDFLYLCGYKEPNSVLVIYTSPDLPNPLVKTVLFIPRQSPHSVKWEGEKMDVETAVNFLGVDSALYTNDFEKFLASFVKCNKRCAIWYDYLSTPFPLVHNTMREFIAANSKSIMLETPKSTLHQMRVIKSDNEAELMRKTCKIAALSMREVMKFSHPMIYESHLEAKMDFECRLLGADHAAFPPVVGGADRASVIHYIDNNQIINDNELVLMDAGCEYNGYASDMARTWPVNGKFTPPQREVYEAVLSVQEELIEMLATKLPLDDLMKIMCKKLGKEFQKLNIIPDSVPEEKLAEAGFELCPHHVSHYLGMDVHDTSLISRGIHLQPGMVVTVEPGVYIPKNMAVPEKYKGICIRIEDDVLITSDGYEVLTSDCPKKVAEIEELFTR from the exons ATGAATAGTTTGTGTTATTCTTGTGCTGGAAATATTTTACGATCAtggaatttcaagaaaataatgaataaatttgtcgAAAAGCAATGGAATTTTAGGAGTATAAGCTCATCTTCTAAATACATTCTTTACTCTCAGCCAACTGCTTCATCTCATCctcatcttttgaaaaataacgaaataacTCCTGGTTTTACTGCAGATGTGTATAGCCGAAGAAGACGCAGGATGGTCGAGATTATTAACCAAAAATTTTCAGCTACTCAAAGTTCCTTTTCTCACTTAATTGTCATTCCGTCAGCCACTATTGTAAATATGACAGAAAAGATACCTTATTTCTTTCGACAAAACTCCGACTTTTTGTATCTATGTGGTTACAAGGAGCCAAACAGTGTGTTGGTTATTTACACATCACCTGATCTGCCAAATCCGCTTGTTAAAACCGTTCTTTTTATACCTAGACAATCTCCTCATTCAGTTAAATGGGAAGGAGAGAAAATGGATGTAGAAACTGCAGTGAATTTCTTGGGTGTGGACAGTGCTTTATATacaaacgattttgaaaaattcctagCATCCTTTGTTAAGTGCAATAAACGATGTGCCATTTGGTATGATTATTTAAGCACACCTTTCCCTTTGGTGCATAATACCATGAGAGAATTTATAGCTGCCAACTCAAAAAGTATAATGTTGGAAACTCCTAAATCTACCCTTCATCAAATGCGAGTTATTAAATCAGATAATGAAGCAGAACTGATGAGAAAAACTTGCAAGATAGCTGCTCTGTCTATGAGAGAAGTCATGAAGTTTTCGCATCCAATGATTTATGAGTCTCACTTGGAAGCTAAAATGGATTTTGAATGTCGTTTACTAGGAGCTGATCATGCTGCTTTTCCTCCAGTAGTTGGTGGAGCTGACAGGGCTAGTGTTATTCATTACAttgataataatcaaattattaatgataatgaaCTGGTCTTAATGGATGCTG GCTGTGAATATAATGGCTATGCTAGTGACATGGCTCGGACATGGCCAGTGAATGGAAAATTTACTCCTCCTCAGAGAGAAGTATATGAAGCTGTTTTGTCAGTGCAAGAGGAACTCATTGAAATGCTTGCAACAAAATTACCTTTAGATGATTTGATGAAGATTATGTGCAAAAAACTTgggaaagaatttcaaaaactaaatataattccTGATTCTGTGCCTGAAGAAAAATTAGCTGAA GCTGGATTCGAATTATGCCCCCATCATGTGAGTCATTATTTAGGAATGGATGTACATGATACTAGCTTAATATCTCGGGGTATTCATTTGCAACCAGGGATGGTAGTCACTGTAGAACCtg gtgtttatattccaaaaaatatggCAGTCCCTGAAAAATACAAAGGAATTTGTATTCGTATAGAAGATGATGTCTTAATTACTAGTGATGGATATGAAGTATTGACTTCAGACTGTCCAAAGAAAGTTGCTGAAATTGAAGAACTTTTTACAAGATAA